A region of Pyxidicoccus parkwaysis DNA encodes the following proteins:
- the omp85 gene encoding Omp85 family outer membrane protein — translation MFIPAVLILASLSAAPVVVPPQPAPGLEPVKKESGVDAIALPLVSFNSDLGFGYGAVGGMYLYSPGKAPYAHAIAAQVFFSSRGVQNHYLRYDGPQLIGPLRLEGRLEYRREMRSPFFGAGNKSAPDFKGDVNDPKYNFDKGAPGFWLRLRGRPFGPTHPLQSYVGYGWRYTSVDSAEASMLAKQKPLGIEGGSTGQLLAGVLWDTRDDESDPTVGGVEELALRVSGSATGSKYQYAGITLSERRYLKLSSRLTLAHRLTLDMLFGEVPFYEWSNTGGVNVSEGVGGMSSVRGIERNRFSGNIKAFSNTELRFQATNFQMFGQSLRLGAVVFMDFGRVWHPGVPDGKWYEWHPGIGGGLRLSKRAATVRMDYARSTETGAQRIYLTFGHMF, via the coding sequence ATGTTCATACCCGCCGTTCTCATCCTCGCCAGCTTGAGTGCCGCCCCGGTGGTGGTGCCTCCCCAGCCCGCGCCCGGGCTGGAGCCCGTGAAGAAGGAGTCCGGAGTCGATGCGATTGCGCTGCCTCTGGTGAGCTTCAACTCGGACCTGGGCTTCGGCTACGGCGCCGTGGGCGGCATGTACCTGTACTCGCCGGGGAAGGCGCCGTACGCGCACGCGATTGCCGCGCAGGTCTTCTTCAGCAGCCGCGGCGTGCAGAACCACTACCTGCGCTACGACGGCCCGCAGCTCATCGGCCCGCTGCGGCTGGAGGGGCGGCTGGAGTACCGGCGTGAGATGCGCAGCCCGTTCTTCGGCGCGGGCAACAAGTCGGCGCCGGACTTCAAGGGCGACGTGAATGACCCGAAGTACAACTTCGACAAGGGCGCGCCGGGCTTCTGGCTGCGCCTGCGCGGGCGGCCCTTCGGCCCGACGCACCCGCTCCAGTCCTACGTGGGCTACGGGTGGCGCTACACGAGCGTGGACTCCGCGGAGGCGTCCATGCTGGCGAAGCAGAAGCCGCTGGGCATCGAAGGTGGCTCGACGGGGCAGCTGCTCGCGGGCGTGCTCTGGGACACGCGCGATGACGAGTCGGACCCGACGGTGGGCGGCGTGGAGGAGCTGGCGCTGCGCGTGTCGGGCAGCGCGACGGGGAGCAAGTATCAGTACGCGGGCATCACCCTGAGCGAGCGGCGATACCTCAAGCTGTCATCACGGCTGACGCTGGCGCACCGGCTGACGTTGGACATGCTGTTCGGCGAGGTGCCGTTCTACGAGTGGAGCAACACGGGCGGTGTCAACGTGTCCGAGGGCGTGGGCGGGATGAGCAGCGTGCGCGGGATTGAGCGCAACCGGTTCTCGGGGAACATCAAGGCGTTCAGCAACACGGAGCTGCGGTTCCAGGCGACGAATTTCCAGATGTTCGGGCAGAGCCTGAGGCTGGGCGCGGTGGTGTTCATGGATTTCGGCCGCGTGTGGCATCCGGGCGTGCCGGACGGCAAGTGGTACGAGTGGCACCCGGGCATCGGTGGCGGACTGCGCCTCTCGAAGCGCGCAGCCACCGTGCGCATGGACTACGCGCGCTCCACGGAGACCGGGGCGCAGCGGATCTACCTGACGTTC
- a CDS encoding alkaline phosphatase family protein, whose translation MHMWANGLARRVGAKVPPSPQRRPRNLVIVHLDGVAKTLLDEAIVAGRMPFFSRLVRSGTFHLEDAFWGAPTSTPYFQAGLLYGMRHSNLPAYSWYDRELGRKVQMNTPADALEIDQRLRGAGRTSLLDGGGHGYFSLFRAGANNALNMSTLASFKLMARSFSYEFMGLSAARTRSTFSYLRSLGMDTWHAAREVRHWAHSVQDWRHEQGFLMSRVLLQRLGWSFAHTKALVDMVRGVPAIYLVYGNYDEVAHRRGPRSRLALEELHRVDAYLAELYAVARTVERPYDVVILSDHGHVDSLPLEKRQGRRLEQWLLEAPACGPLSEDVVRGLCDGRARPAEDTAPRAPFAPVVMECGNFAHVYLTGERQPLEARELLARFPEVLARVTRSPEIGIVVLRRGASAVAVVKGGVYGPDELDRAPLSPEFSKRALADFLRVLPSMTTAGDLVLFGEAVQRGGTVGFAWEFGSHGGLTRTEANSLVAWPADAPVDLSGLGHCVQLHERLAETYLDPAPSLRLVL comes from the coding sequence ATGCACATGTGGGCCAACGGGCTCGCCCGCCGTGTCGGCGCGAAGGTTCCACCGTCGCCACAACGGAGGCCGAGGAACCTGGTCATCGTCCACCTTGACGGTGTGGCGAAGACCCTCCTGGACGAGGCGATTGTCGCCGGGCGGATGCCGTTTTTCTCGCGGCTCGTCCGCTCTGGCACCTTTCACCTGGAAGACGCGTTCTGGGGCGCACCGACTTCGACGCCCTACTTCCAGGCGGGTCTGCTGTACGGGATGCGGCACTCCAATCTGCCCGCGTACTCCTGGTACGACCGCGAGCTGGGACGCAAGGTGCAGATGAACACGCCGGCGGACGCGCTGGAAATCGACCAGCGGCTGCGCGGAGCGGGGCGCACCAGCCTGCTCGACGGCGGCGGGCACGGGTACTTCTCGCTGTTCCGAGCGGGGGCGAACAACGCGCTCAACATGAGCACGTTGGCCAGCTTCAAGCTGATGGCGCGCTCGTTCTCCTACGAGTTCATGGGCCTGTCCGCGGCGCGCACGCGGAGCACGTTCTCCTATCTGCGCTCGCTGGGCATGGACACGTGGCACGCGGCGCGCGAGGTGCGCCACTGGGCGCACTCCGTCCAGGACTGGCGCCACGAGCAGGGCTTCCTCATGAGCCGCGTCCTCCTGCAGCGGCTGGGCTGGAGCTTCGCGCACACCAAGGCGCTGGTGGACATGGTGCGCGGCGTGCCCGCCATCTACCTCGTCTACGGCAACTACGACGAGGTGGCGCACCGGCGCGGGCCGCGCTCACGGCTCGCGCTCGAGGAGTTGCACCGCGTGGACGCGTACCTCGCGGAGCTGTACGCCGTGGCGCGCACCGTGGAGCGGCCTTACGACGTCGTCATCCTCTCCGACCACGGGCACGTGGACAGCCTGCCCCTGGAGAAGCGCCAGGGCCGCCGGCTGGAGCAGTGGCTGCTGGAGGCGCCAGCCTGCGGCCCGCTGTCCGAGGACGTCGTGCGGGGCCTCTGCGACGGCCGCGCGCGCCCGGCGGAGGACACCGCGCCGCGCGCGCCCTTCGCGCCAGTGGTGATGGAGTGCGGCAACTTCGCGCACGTGTACCTCACCGGCGAGCGGCAGCCGCTGGAGGCGCGGGAGCTGCTCGCGCGTTTCCCGGAGGTCCTCGCGCGCGTCACGCGCAGTCCGGAGATTGGCATCGTCGTGCTGCGGCGGGGCGCGTCGGCGGTGGCGGTGGTGAAGGGCGGCGTCTACGGCCCGGACGAGCTGGACCGTGCACCGCTGTCGCCCGAGTTCAGCAAGCGCGCGCTGGCGGACTTCCTCCGCGTGCTGCCCTCGATGACGACGGCGGGAGACCTCGTGCTCTTCGGCGAGGCGGTGCAGCGTGGAGGCACCGTGGGCTTCGCCTGGGAGTTCGGCTCGCACGGCGGACTCACGCGCACGGAGGCCAACAGCCTGGTGGCGTGGCCGGCCGACGCCCCGGTGGACCTGTCCGGCCTCGGCCACTGCGTGCAGCTCCACGAGCGGCTGGCGGAGACATACCTGGACCCGGCGCCGTCCCTGAGGCTGGTGCTTTGA
- a CDS encoding lysylphosphatidylglycerol synthase transmembrane domain-containing protein, with the protein MRVSAARRASSGRTVIKALLAGLGLVLSVLLLSTAFFKWNLRGGGPLLQPRFPLDKFVRDLPGHLVWLVPFLLLQASIIPLRAVQWQRTLRRPVPLKERYHLVAIGAFVHNALPGKLGDVMRSFLLSRTQGIPFLRCLGSVGVCKLMEFAALMLLVSASLLGPFGETMSRFREELRVADFLVIGLVALVVLLAHWSAPLAHALHRRHWLPRLEGFLHHVSEGLGTARSFTGMARVFVFSVGPVLASALGYGLALHGIGISGGLFAGAVVLGAISLGQALPGVPAGMGLYYFVTSWAARSLGASPEDAAAFSTLTHLGTVISQVSVGAYSLHVRKIRVRDLRKGGSLAREAAHHVAHEAVEPAPP; encoded by the coding sequence ATGCGCGTCAGCGCCGCGCGGCGAGCAAGCAGCGGCCGTACTGTCATCAAAGCCCTGCTCGCGGGGCTGGGGCTCGTGCTGTCCGTGCTCCTGCTGTCCACGGCCTTCTTCAAGTGGAACCTGCGCGGCGGAGGGCCGCTGCTCCAGCCGCGCTTCCCGCTCGACAAGTTCGTGAGGGACTTGCCCGGCCATCTCGTGTGGCTGGTGCCCTTTCTCCTCCTGCAGGCCTCCATCATCCCGCTGCGCGCGGTGCAGTGGCAGCGCACCCTGCGCCGGCCGGTGCCGCTGAAGGAGCGCTACCACCTGGTGGCCATTGGCGCCTTCGTCCACAACGCGCTGCCGGGGAAGCTGGGCGACGTCATGCGCTCGTTCCTCCTGTCGCGCACGCAGGGCATTCCCTTCCTGCGCTGCCTGGGCTCGGTGGGCGTGTGCAAGCTGATGGAGTTCGCCGCGCTGATGCTGCTCGTCTCCGCGTCGCTGCTGGGCCCCTTCGGCGAGACGATGTCCCGCTTCCGCGAGGAGCTGCGGGTGGCCGACTTCCTCGTCATCGGCCTCGTGGCGCTGGTGGTGCTCCTGGCCCACTGGTCCGCGCCGCTCGCGCACGCGCTTCACCGGCGTCACTGGCTGCCGCGCCTGGAGGGCTTCCTCCACCACGTGAGCGAGGGCCTGGGCACCGCGCGCTCCTTCACCGGCATGGCGCGCGTCTTCGTCTTCTCCGTGGGGCCGGTGCTGGCGTCCGCGCTGGGCTACGGCCTCGCCCTGCATGGCATCGGCATCAGCGGAGGCCTCTTCGCGGGGGCCGTCGTCCTGGGCGCCATCTCCCTGGGGCAGGCGCTTCCCGGCGTGCCCGCGGGCATGGGCCTGTACTACTTCGTCACGAGCTGGGCGGCCCGCAGCCTGGGCGCTTCGCCGGAGGACGCGGCGGCCTTCTCCACGCTCACCCACCTGGGCACCGTCATCAGCCAGGTGTCCGTGGGCGCGTACTCCCTGCACGTGCGGAAGATTCGCGTTCGGGATTTGCGCAAGGGAGGCAGCCTCGCGCGAGAGGCCGCGCACCACGTGGCCCACGAAGCCGTGGAGCCCGCGCCGCCCTGA
- a CDS encoding 2Fe-2S iron-sulfur cluster-binding protein produces the protein MPKVTFKSPLAEVSADVPTGTTLLDAAEHCGAQVGHSCGGVCACSTCHIWVRKGLDSLSEQTDAEADRLDMGFDVRPYSRLSCQTELGTEDIQVEITEESLTAFMDENPGLRRALEAEGKWPLKK, from the coding sequence GTGCCGAAGGTGACCTTCAAGAGCCCCCTGGCCGAGGTCAGCGCCGACGTGCCCACGGGCACCACCCTGCTGGACGCCGCAGAGCATTGCGGCGCCCAGGTGGGCCACAGCTGCGGCGGCGTCTGCGCCTGCTCCACCTGCCATATCTGGGTGCGCAAGGGCCTCGACTCGCTGAGCGAGCAGACGGACGCGGAGGCCGACCGGCTGGACATGGGGTTCGACGTCCGCCCGTACTCGCGGTTGAGCTGTCAGACGGAGCTGGGCACCGAGGACATCCAGGTGGAGATCACCGAGGAGTCCCTCACCGCATTCATGGATGAGAACCCCGGCCTGCGCCGCGCGCTCGAGGCCGAGGGGAAATGGCCGCTGAAGAAGTAG
- the hscA gene encoding Fe-S protein assembly chaperone HscA, whose protein sequence is MSKNGYLQIHDPLKPKGYAVGIDLGTTNSLVAAVVQNKPRCVPVDEGDSLLLPSVVHYAKDGGVVVGARARRLAAEFPTDTIASVKRFMGRSPDDAETRKLGHYRFVPGAKVVRFDVAGGTPVTPIEVSGEVLRALKRRAEEHFSTKVEQAVITVPAYFDDAQRQATKDAGRLAGLEVLRLLNEPTAAALAYGLDKGSQGTFAVYDLGGGTFDISILKLEDGVFEVKSTGGDSALGGDDFDRAIAWHVLQAMGVTEPSSSLVAEVLAASRKAKEALTDAPEVQLTVGGHTQTVKREDFDAWIQPLVQKTGVVCRRALKDAGVTAADLDGVVLVGGATRVPAVRRFVAELFGREPLGDIDPDQVVALGAAVLANLLSTADRQDDILLLDVIPLSLGLETMGGITEKLIPRNSTIPTAAAQVFTTFKDGQTGLDVHVVQGERELVEDNRSLARFTLSGIPPLAAGMARVEVRFSVDADGILSVSAKEQSTGTTQSIVVKPSHGLTDEEIEQMLLDSIDHAEDDIQARQVREQRVDAERVLAEAERQLGEHGSLLQDGERAAIDAGMARIRELMKGEDHLKLKEAVHALDEASRPFIERVMNQAITQVVAGHSVEEF, encoded by the coding sequence TTGAGCAAGAACGGCTACCTGCAGATCCACGACCCGCTGAAGCCCAAGGGCTATGCGGTGGGCATCGACCTGGGCACCACCAACTCGCTCGTCGCGGCGGTGGTCCAGAACAAGCCCCGCTGCGTCCCGGTGGACGAGGGCGACTCGCTGCTGCTCCCCTCCGTCGTGCACTACGCGAAGGACGGCGGCGTGGTCGTCGGCGCGCGGGCCCGGCGCCTGGCGGCCGAGTTCCCCACCGACACGATTGCGTCCGTGAAGCGCTTCATGGGCCGCAGCCCGGATGACGCGGAGACGCGCAAGCTGGGGCACTACCGCTTCGTCCCCGGCGCCAAGGTGGTCCGCTTCGACGTGGCCGGCGGCACGCCGGTGACGCCGATTGAGGTCTCCGGCGAGGTGCTGCGCGCCCTCAAGCGCCGCGCGGAAGAGCACTTCTCCACCAAGGTGGAGCAGGCCGTCATCACCGTGCCCGCCTACTTCGACGACGCCCAGCGCCAGGCCACCAAGGACGCGGGCCGGCTGGCCGGGCTGGAGGTGCTGCGGCTGCTCAACGAGCCCACCGCCGCGGCGCTCGCCTACGGCCTGGACAAGGGCAGCCAGGGCACCTTCGCCGTCTATGACCTCGGCGGCGGTACGTTCGATATCTCCATCCTCAAGCTCGAGGACGGCGTCTTCGAGGTGAAGTCCACCGGCGGCGACTCGGCGCTGGGCGGCGACGACTTCGACCGCGCCATTGCCTGGCACGTGCTCCAGGCCATGGGCGTGACGGAGCCCTCGTCCTCGCTGGTGGCGGAGGTGCTGGCGGCCTCGCGCAAGGCGAAGGAGGCCCTCACCGACGCGCCCGAGGTGCAGCTCACCGTGGGCGGCCACACGCAGACGGTGAAGCGCGAGGACTTCGACGCGTGGATTCAGCCGCTCGTGCAGAAGACGGGCGTGGTGTGCCGGCGCGCGCTGAAGGACGCGGGCGTGACGGCGGCGGACTTGGACGGCGTCGTGCTCGTGGGCGGGGCCACGCGCGTGCCGGCGGTGCGCCGCTTCGTGGCGGAGCTGTTCGGCCGCGAGCCGCTGGGCGACATCGACCCGGACCAGGTGGTGGCGCTGGGCGCCGCGGTGCTGGCCAACCTGCTCTCCACCGCCGACCGCCAGGATGACATCCTGCTGCTGGATGTGATTCCGCTGTCGCTCGGGCTGGAGACGATGGGCGGCATCACCGAGAAGCTCATCCCCCGCAACTCCACCATCCCCACCGCGGCCGCGCAGGTGTTCACCACCTTCAAGGACGGGCAGACGGGCCTGGACGTGCACGTGGTGCAGGGCGAGCGCGAGCTGGTGGAGGACAACCGCAGCCTTGCGCGCTTCACGCTGTCCGGCATTCCTCCGCTGGCGGCGGGCATGGCGCGCGTGGAGGTGCGCTTCAGCGTGGACGCGGACGGCATCCTCTCCGTGAGCGCGAAGGAGCAGAGCACCGGCACCACGCAGTCCATCGTCGTGAAGCCGAGCCACGGCCTCACCGACGAGGAAATCGAGCAGATGCTGCTCGACTCCATCGACCATGCCGAGGACGACATCCAGGCCCGCCAGGTGCGCGAGCAGCGCGTGGACGCCGAGCGCGTCCTCGCCGAGGCGGAGCGCCAGCTCGGTGAGCACGGCTCGCTGTTGCAGGACGGCGAGCGCGCGGCCATCGACGCGGGCATGGCGCGCATTCGCGAGCTGATGAAGGGCGAGGACCACCTGAAGCTGAAGGAGGCCGTGCACGCGCTGGACGAGGCATCGCGCCCCTTCATCGAGCGGGTGATGAATCAGGCCATCACCCAGGTGGTGGCGGGCCACTCCGTGGAGGAGTTCTGA
- the hscB gene encoding Fe-S protein assembly co-chaperone HscB, with translation MRTHFDVFGLPRAYDVDVPALEKLYRELSLQLHPDRVAQADARERLKALEGTTALNEAFKTLKDPVRRAFYLLKLHGIDLDREDAGAQKDMPLEFLEEVMELREALDTAMEKKDLARARGMATDVEARRKAALAEAAGALRTLEGGGEGADLVKKASHALGRVRYFTRFLEQVDAFEEESLS, from the coding sequence GTGAGGACCCACTTCGACGTCTTCGGGCTGCCCCGCGCCTACGACGTGGACGTGCCGGCGCTGGAGAAGCTGTACCGCGAGCTGTCGCTGCAGCTGCACCCGGACCGGGTGGCGCAGGCCGACGCGCGCGAGCGGCTCAAGGCGCTGGAGGGCACCACCGCCCTCAACGAGGCCTTCAAGACGCTGAAGGACCCGGTGCGCCGCGCCTTCTACCTCCTCAAGCTGCACGGCATCGATTTGGACCGCGAGGACGCGGGCGCCCAGAAGGACATGCCGCTGGAGTTCCTCGAGGAGGTCATGGAGCTTCGCGAGGCGCTGGACACGGCCATGGAGAAGAAGGACCTGGCGCGCGCCCGCGGCATGGCCACCGACGTGGAGGCGCGGCGCAAGGCGGCGCTCGCCGAGGCGGCCGGCGCTCTTCGCACCCTCGAAGGGGGTGGCGAGGGAGCGGACCTGGTGAAAAAGGCATCGCACGCGCTGGGGCGGGTGCGCTACTTCACGCGCTTCCTCGAGCAGGTGGACGCGTTCGAGGAGGAGAGTCTGTCTTGA
- a CDS encoding HesB/IscA family protein yields the protein MSEQATQETMQSPTPATAPAAKPAPKGITIADSAVRRLKELLEQRQTPEAGLRLAVRGGGCSGLQYAMEWSEKARERDKIFEKDGVRVFVDPKSYLYLIGTELVFEQTLMASGFKLNNPNVKAACGCGESFAV from the coding sequence ATGAGTGAGCAGGCGACCCAGGAGACGATGCAGAGCCCCACGCCTGCCACCGCGCCCGCGGCGAAGCCCGCCCCCAAGGGCATCACCATCGCGGACAGCGCGGTGCGCCGGCTGAAGGAGCTGCTGGAGCAGCGCCAGACGCCCGAGGCGGGCCTGCGGCTGGCCGTGCGCGGCGGCGGGTGCTCGGGCCTCCAGTACGCCATGGAGTGGTCCGAGAAGGCCCGCGAGCGCGACAAGATTTTCGAGAAGGACGGCGTGCGCGTCTTCGTGGACCCGAAGAGCTACCTGTACCTCATCGGCACGGAGCTGGTGTTCGAGCAGACGCTGATGGCCTCGGGGTTCAAGCTGAACAACCCCAACGTGAAGGCCGCCTGCGGCTGCGGCGAGAGCTTCGCCGTCTGA
- the iscU gene encoding Fe-S cluster assembly scaffold IscU: MAYSDKVIDHYENPRNVGTMDKEDPNVGTGLVGAPACGDVMRLQLKITDDGRIEDARFKTFGCGSAIASSSLVTEWVKGKTVDEAMTISNKDVARELSLPPVKIHCSVLAEDAIKAAIEDFKKKRAARQAKAS, encoded by the coding sequence ATGGCTTACAGCGACAAGGTCATCGACCACTACGAGAACCCCCGCAACGTCGGGACGATGGACAAGGAAGACCCGAACGTCGGCACCGGCCTCGTGGGCGCGCCCGCCTGCGGTGACGTGATGCGGCTCCAGCTCAAGATTACCGACGACGGCCGCATCGAGGATGCGCGCTTCAAGACGTTCGGCTGCGGCTCCGCCATTGCGTCCTCGTCGCTCGTCACCGAGTGGGTGAAGGGCAAGACGGTGGACGAGGCGATGACCATCTCCAACAAGGACGTGGCCCGCGAGCTGTCGCTGCCGCCGGTGAAGATTCACTGCTCGGTGCTGGCCGAGGACGCCATCAAGGCGGCCATCGAGGACTTCAAGAAGAAGCGCGCCGCGCGCCAGGCCAAGGCGTCCTGA
- a CDS encoding IscS subfamily cysteine desulfurase — translation MKLPIYMDNHATTPLDPRVLEAMLPYLREDFGNAASRNHVFGWKAEAAVKKARQQVAELIGASEQEIVFTSGATESDNLAIKGVIEFYKSKGDHIITLKTEHKAVLDTCKRLERVRQERLDELKALRLSELSGQDVTEDNLAELAAKYDIENDATYQKWAERPTGGARVTYLDVEQDGRVSLEKLAAAMTPKTVLVSIMFANNEIGTVQPVAEIGALCRSKGVLFHCDAVQGIGKVPFDVEAMKVDLASVTAHKMYGPKGIGALYVRRKPRVRIAPIIDGGGHERGMRSGTLNVAAIVGFGAAAELARKELPEESARILRLREKLRKGLTDALDMTVLNGSLEHRLPGNLNISFAHAEGESLMMGIKDVAVSSGSACTSASLEPSYVLRALGVDEELAHSSIRFGLGRFTTEEEVDYVVKLVVDKVRKLREMSPLYEMAKEGIDLKSIEWTAH, via the coding sequence GTGAAGCTGCCGATCTACATGGACAACCACGCCACCACGCCGCTGGACCCGCGGGTGCTGGAGGCCATGCTCCCCTACCTGCGCGAGGACTTCGGCAACGCGGCCAGCCGCAACCACGTCTTCGGCTGGAAGGCCGAGGCGGCGGTGAAGAAGGCCCGCCAGCAGGTGGCCGAGCTCATCGGCGCGTCCGAGCAGGAAATCGTCTTCACCTCCGGCGCCACCGAGTCCGACAACCTCGCCATCAAGGGCGTCATCGAGTTCTACAAGTCGAAGGGTGACCACATCATCACCCTGAAGACGGAGCACAAGGCCGTCCTCGACACCTGCAAGCGCCTGGAGCGCGTGCGCCAGGAGCGCCTGGACGAGCTCAAGGCGCTGCGCCTGTCCGAGCTGTCCGGCCAGGACGTCACCGAGGACAACCTCGCCGAGCTGGCCGCGAAGTACGACATCGAGAACGACGCCACGTACCAGAAGTGGGCGGAGCGCCCCACCGGCGGCGCGCGCGTCACCTACCTGGACGTGGAGCAGGACGGCCGCGTCAGCCTGGAGAAGCTCGCCGCGGCGATGACGCCGAAGACGGTGCTGGTCTCCATCATGTTCGCCAACAACGAGATTGGCACCGTGCAGCCCGTCGCGGAGATTGGCGCCCTCTGCCGCTCGAAGGGCGTGCTCTTCCACTGCGACGCGGTGCAGGGCATCGGCAAGGTGCCCTTCGACGTGGAGGCCATGAAGGTGGACCTCGCGTCCGTCACGGCGCACAAGATGTACGGGCCCAAGGGCATCGGCGCCCTCTACGTCCGCCGCAAGCCGCGCGTGCGCATCGCCCCCATCATCGACGGCGGCGGCCATGAGCGCGGCATGCGCTCCGGCACGCTGAACGTGGCGGCCATCGTCGGCTTCGGCGCGGCGGCGGAGCTGGCTCGCAAGGAGCTGCCCGAGGAGTCCGCCCGCATCCTCCGCCTGCGCGAGAAGCTGCGGAAGGGGCTCACGGACGCGCTGGACATGACGGTCCTCAACGGCTCGCTGGAGCACCGGCTGCCGGGCAACCTCAACATCTCCTTCGCCCACGCCGAGGGCGAGTCCCTGATGATGGGCATCAAGGACGTGGCGGTGTCCTCCGGCTCGGCCTGCACCTCCGCGTCGCTGGAGCCGTCCTACGTGCTGCGCGCGCTGGGCGTGGACGAGGAGCTGGCGCACAGCTCCATCCGCTTCGGCCTGGGCCGCTTCACCACGGAGGAGGAGGTCGACTACGTGGTGAAGCTGGTGGTGGACAAGGTCCGCAAGCTGCGCGAGATGAGCCCGCTCTACGAGATGGCCAAAGAGGGCATCGACCTGAAGAGCATCGAGTGGACGGCGCATTAG